From the Luteolibacter arcticus genome, one window contains:
- a CDS encoding DUF1552 domain-containing protein, whose product MNTTTRRHFLRQLGLSAAALPFLPALPSLAQNAPGAKMQRIIFLFTPNGTIPPEFWPDQTGPDFQLKRILAPLESFKKRLMTLKGVHNKVRGDGDGHMRGISCLLTADELLPGNIQGGSDKPAGWARNISIDQEIRNFLQARPETATRFGSLELGVAVPNRADPWTRESYAGPNQPLAPNSDPYALFEKLYGSTKDRENLGSVLDEVRDDLRTIAAHVDKEEKDLLDQHATFVRDMEKDLKSSGTQTLMFPPPALEAGVALDNDGIPKISTMQADLLVNAFANGMARVATLQYTNSVGQARMRWLDIHEDHHHLSHEPDNNADAQEKLVKINIWLCEQIAYLTKKLDSIPEPGGQGTMLDHTTIVWTNELGKGNSHSLDNIPFVLVGGGLGFKTGQAMQFDNVTHNRLWLSIAHAFGHHIPVFGQQQFCDGGPLGLS is encoded by the coding sequence ATGAACACGACCACCCGCCGCCATTTCCTCCGCCAGCTCGGCCTGTCCGCAGCGGCCCTGCCCTTCCTCCCAGCCCTGCCATCGCTCGCACAGAACGCACCCGGCGCGAAGATGCAGCGCATCATCTTCCTGTTCACGCCAAATGGCACGATCCCCCCGGAATTCTGGCCGGATCAGACGGGGCCGGACTTCCAGCTCAAGCGCATCCTCGCGCCGCTGGAGTCCTTCAAGAAGCGGCTGATGACCTTGAAGGGCGTGCACAACAAGGTCCGCGGCGATGGCGATGGTCACATGCGCGGGATCAGTTGCCTGCTGACCGCCGACGAACTCTTGCCCGGCAATATCCAAGGCGGCAGCGACAAGCCCGCCGGCTGGGCGCGGAACATCTCCATCGACCAGGAGATCCGGAACTTCCTCCAAGCACGGCCCGAAACGGCCACGCGATTCGGCTCGCTCGAGCTCGGCGTCGCGGTTCCTAACAGAGCCGACCCATGGACGCGCGAATCCTACGCCGGCCCGAACCAGCCGCTGGCGCCTAACAGCGATCCCTACGCGCTCTTCGAAAAGCTCTACGGCAGCACGAAGGACCGCGAGAATCTCGGCAGCGTGCTCGATGAAGTCCGCGACGACCTGCGCACCATCGCCGCTCACGTCGACAAGGAGGAAAAGGACCTGTTAGACCAGCACGCCACTTTCGTCCGAGACATGGAGAAGGACCTGAAAAGCAGCGGCACCCAGACCCTGATGTTCCCCCCGCCCGCCCTTGAGGCCGGCGTGGCTCTCGACAACGACGGCATCCCGAAGATCAGCACCATGCAGGCAGACTTGCTGGTGAATGCCTTCGCCAACGGCATGGCCCGCGTCGCCACGCTGCAATACACCAACAGCGTCGGCCAGGCACGCATGCGCTGGCTGGACATCCACGAGGACCACCACCACCTCTCCCACGAGCCGGACAACAACGCCGACGCGCAGGAGAAGCTGGTGAAGATCAACATCTGGCTGTGCGAGCAAATCGCCTACCTGACCAAGAAGCTCGACAGCATCCCCGAGCCCGGCGGCCAAGGCACCATGCTCGACCACACCACCATCGTCTGGACCAACGAACTCGGCAAAGGCAACAGCCACTCCTTGGACAACATCCCCTTCGTCCTCGTGGGCGGCGGGCTCGGCTTCAAGACCGGCCAGGCGATGCAATTCGACAACGTCACCCACAACCGCCTCTGGCTGTCCATCGCCCATGCCTTCGGCCATCACATCCCGGTCTTCGGCCAGCAGCAGTTCTGCGACGGCGGGCCGTTGGGGTTGTCGTGA
- a CDS encoding DUF1592 domain-containing protein — MPAQDAAPGGEAIYAEHCASCHGKHGEGNPDEVDEPLHGERSLVSLSRYIDRKMPEDKPELLNAEESQRVAEFIYGAFYSAEARAKNTRSPKAAFARLTNRQFRESVADLLGSFGQATQPGEGRGLKAQYFDSDGMNKKARKALEREDRELAFDFGEGPPAEGMKADQYSIAWDGSLLAPATGWYEFKLVTPNGARLYLNGDQQDGDGNFRDDSGAKRQPALIDAWVSSGAEVRELKARVYLLGGRSYPFRLDYFKYQDKRGLVRLEWKAPRGEWEVLRAPYLSPSRAVRVAVVSTDFPADDASEGYERGTGISKDWHEATTTAAIEVANQVLSRLPFLSRAKDGDPERPAKLKGFIATFAERAFRRPLSDEMRQLYVERPFAEGTPPEQAVKRAVILILKSPRFLYPELSKEKDDYTVASRLALGTWDSLPDQALLDAAKSSQLRTPEQVKAQAQRMIADPRAKAKANEFFQRWLKLDADGDLQKDPKEYPGFDTALVADLRRSLELFVEQTVWNEKSDYRELIQADHLLFNERLANFYGVPVPEGGGFQSVKFDPAQRAGVLTHPYLLARLAHPDSTSPIHRGVFVTRNVLGGILKPPPEAIAFENHKFDAKMTMREKVAEMTRNANCMTCHETINPLGFTLENFDAVGRYRTTEGERPIDPEADYHTLEGETLRLRGPRDLANHAVESAGARRGFIRQLFQYELKQNPAVYGHDTVTKLDTAFTASGHHVRQLLVEINALAARHGIASPDQASR, encoded by the coding sequence ATGCCCGCTCAAGACGCGGCGCCGGGTGGTGAGGCGATCTACGCTGAACACTGCGCGTCCTGCCACGGCAAGCACGGCGAGGGAAACCCCGATGAAGTGGACGAGCCTCTCCACGGCGAGCGCTCGCTGGTTTCGCTGTCGCGCTACATTGACCGCAAGATGCCGGAGGACAAGCCGGAGCTGCTCAATGCCGAGGAGTCCCAGCGGGTGGCGGAGTTCATCTACGGCGCGTTTTACTCGGCCGAGGCGCGGGCGAAAAACACACGGTCGCCGAAGGCCGCATTCGCCCGGCTGACCAACCGGCAGTTCCGCGAATCGGTCGCGGATTTGTTAGGCAGTTTCGGCCAAGCGACCCAGCCCGGCGAGGGCCGTGGCTTGAAGGCGCAGTACTTCGACTCCGATGGCATGAACAAGAAGGCCCGCAAGGCGCTCGAACGCGAGGACCGCGAGCTGGCCTTCGACTTCGGCGAGGGGCCACCTGCCGAGGGCATGAAGGCGGACCAGTATTCGATCGCGTGGGACGGCTCGCTGCTCGCGCCCGCGACGGGCTGGTACGAGTTCAAGCTGGTCACGCCGAATGGCGCGCGGCTTTACCTCAATGGCGACCAGCAGGACGGCGACGGGAATTTCCGCGACGACAGCGGCGCGAAACGCCAGCCAGCCCTGATCGACGCATGGGTCAGCTCCGGCGCGGAAGTCCGCGAGTTGAAGGCGCGGGTGTATTTGCTCGGCGGCCGCAGCTACCCCTTCCGGCTCGACTATTTCAAGTATCAGGACAAGCGCGGCCTCGTTCGCCTCGAGTGGAAGGCACCCCGCGGCGAGTGGGAAGTACTACGCGCGCCGTACCTCTCGCCATCGCGCGCGGTGCGGGTCGCCGTGGTGAGCACGGATTTCCCTGCCGACGATGCCAGCGAGGGCTACGAACGCGGCACCGGCATCTCCAAGGACTGGCACGAGGCGACCACCACCGCGGCGATCGAGGTGGCGAATCAGGTGCTAAGCCGCCTGCCCTTCCTGAGCAGGGCGAAAGACGGCGATCCGGAGCGCCCGGCGAAATTGAAAGGCTTCATCGCCACTTTCGCAGAACGGGCCTTCCGCCGGCCGCTCAGCGATGAGATGCGGCAGCTTTACGTCGAGCGGCCCTTTGCCGAAGGCACCCCGCCGGAGCAGGCGGTGAAGCGGGCAGTGATCCTGATCCTGAAATCGCCGCGCTTTCTTTATCCGGAACTCAGCAAGGAGAAGGACGACTACACCGTGGCATCACGGCTGGCCCTAGGCACGTGGGATTCACTGCCTGACCAAGCGCTGTTAGACGCGGCGAAGTCCAGCCAGCTCCGCACGCCGGAGCAGGTGAAGGCACAGGCGCAGCGGATGATCGCCGACCCACGGGCAAAGGCGAAGGCGAACGAGTTCTTCCAGCGCTGGCTGAAGCTCGATGCCGACGGCGACCTCCAGAAGGATCCGAAGGAATATCCCGGCTTCGACACGGCACTGGTCGCTGACTTGCGGCGCTCGCTGGAGCTATTCGTCGAGCAGACGGTGTGGAATGAGAAGTCCGACTACCGCGAACTGATCCAGGCGGATCACCTGCTTTTCAACGAGCGCCTGGCGAACTTCTACGGCGTGCCCGTGCCGGAGGGTGGCGGCTTCCAGTCGGTGAAGTTCGATCCCGCGCAGCGCGCCGGCGTGCTCACCCATCCCTACCTGCTCGCCCGGCTCGCGCATCCCGACAGCACCTCGCCGATCCACCGCGGCGTCTTCGTCACGCGGAATGTATTGGGCGGCATCCTCAAGCCACCGCCGGAAGCGATCGCCTTCGAGAACCACAAGTTCGATGCGAAGATGACGATGCGCGAGAAGGTCGCCGAGATGACGCGCAACGCGAACTGCATGACCTGCCACGAGACGATCAATCCGCTTGGCTTCACGCTGGAGAACTTCGATGCCGTGGGACGCTACCGCACGACCGAGGGCGAGCGCCCGATCGATCCCGAAGCCGACTACCACACGCTGGAAGGCGAGACGCTGCGGCTCCGCGGCCCGCGAGATCTGGCGAACCACGCGGTGGAATCGGCCGGTGCCCGCCGCGGCTTCATCCGCCAGCTTTTCCAATACGAGCTCAAGCAGAACCCCGCCGTGTATGGCCATGACACGGTGACCAAGCTCGATACCGCTTTCACCGCCTCCGGCCATCACGTCCGCCAACTCCTCGTCGAAATCAACGCCCTGGCCGCGCGCCACGGCATCGCCAGCCCCGACCAAGCCAGCCGATGA
- a CDS encoding transposase has translation MPSTHTCLLYHLIFATKGRTPLITGDFGEDLHEYLGGTVRGLKAVPLGVGGVADHVHLLVSLNATHCLADLMRELKKNS, from the coding sequence ATGCCCTCCACTCATACCTGCCTTCTCTACCATCTGATCTTCGCCACCAAAGGTCGCACCCCGCTCATCACCGGGGACTTCGGGGAAGACCTCCACGAATACCTCGGCGGCACAGTCCGGGGCTTGAAAGCGGTTCCCTTGGGCGTCGGCGGCGTGGCCGATCACGTTCACTTGCTGGTGTCGCTCAACGCCACGCATTGCCTCGCCGACCTCATGCGGGAGTTGAAGAAGAACTCATAG